TCTTCCCGGAATTGGAAATGACACCCCAATGCAAACAATCACAAAATCCCCTTCATAAAATTAATGGTCTTTTAAACAAATCGAGCACGTTTCATCTTTTTAAAGCTCGAGCAGATTTATCTAAATTTTCACCAAGttttatgtctgattttgaaaaaatttaggGTCTTAATGCAAATTTTCCTCAAATGGTTTTTACTTTATTGGATTTTTGAGATGTCGATGCAATTTAATCAAAGTTTTCGAAATCGCATACAATGGATATGTCGTATATACAATTTATACTATCTTTTAttgtatattataaaaaaattaaacgtTAAGTAATTTTAATGTTATGGTACGTCAATTTACTCTTATCGTGGTAAATTATTTTAACCTCTGATAATCCTTAAAATAATTGTACACtaaattaaccaaataatccgaCTCGAAAAGTTATTCTAACTAGTTATAAATAGTTATCATACATAAATATTACATGTAAAAgttcttaattttaataataattttcaagtATTTACATATCAATTGCTTTaagtgtaaaaaatattataaaaaaatgtctgtaattaaaaaaatgttaaaaatatacaaaaaaaaatgcacATGGCCTCTATTTCACATTAAAAATGTTGATTTTGTTTCCTCAAGAAAGGTATAAAAtaggaaataaaatatattgggGCTTATGTGGGGTTTTACAAAATATAGAGGGGGTAAATGCAATTACCCGTAAAGTTGCATATGTACAGATCACGGGAGTGGGAAGGCCAATAAATTGGCGTGGGGAGCATGGAGTGCGACACACAACTGCTGGTCAATGATACTTCGGCGGTTGGTCCCATAGTTTTGaccttttttatattatataaaataaattaaatattaatattttattattaaaatatatataccaTAAAAACTTACTTTATGTCACATTAAGATCGAgttaatttgaaatttcttgTGATTAATATGCTTGATAGTGTAGTAATTAAATGGGaaatagattttaatttttgttgtttgagttaggtaaataataaaaatacatataaattgACTCAGATGCATCATTAGTAAATTTATAATCCATTTATAACTAAATGTGATGGAgttaaataaaatctttatcTAAATCAGAAGAACTCAGGAGAATAATGGAAGTCGGATCTGAGTAAGCAGACGTCACTCCTACAAACACAAAGAAATAAGTAGTAGATCGTCAACTGTGTCACGAAAAATTACTAGAAATGCCAATGATTACCCGACTAAATCAATCTGATGCTCAAGTCAGCGTTacccaaaaataaagaaaatgaggagattttaaaaaatataaagagaGGTTACCTTAAAATGTGAATGAATGGTCTTGAAGCACTTATTTGAGTTTGGGCCAAGTATGGGcctaatttaaatgaaataaatataattcGGGTATCAACCATCAAAATGTCTTATATTTTCGCCTTTTGAAAACCTCAGAATTGCTCTACATTTataattctgatatatatgattttaaacttaggaagataattattatttgaataaaaatattataatattaatcatgtttaataattaaaaaaatctaggactattttgtaaaaaaaaaaaaaaaattctcatgcAAACATTTTTAGATTAAAAATAGTAGAACATAAATGatcaatttaaatataaaaattgaatttagaCGGATGGTTAACTACAACTTCGATTGTTGTACGTAAATATTTTTGTCTGAACTTGTTCAAATTGCCTACCTcttcattttataaaattatgaaagttTTCGTGCAATTATacacataaataattttaaataattccaaATTAATCAATTGATTTCCCAGTCATATTTCATTATTAATTCCTCAAATTTGCGTAGGAGTGTAAATTTGTTATTCTTTTACAATTAGTCGTGAAGGTATGAGATTTCCCGATAATCGTCGTTAGCgaatgataaaaaattaatatgcatgcattaagcaaaaattaattaatccaTAAGTTAATATGTATGAACCATTATATATATGAGCAATACAACATGAGGTCCTTCATTTATTTAGTCAACAAAATATATCAGATGATTTAATTTCAATACCATGGGATTTAATAATTTTCTCCGTTGATCCTCATGCGGGTGAGTGATTGAAGATACTCGATGCTTCCTTTATCCATTTGAAAAGCTTTAGCAAGAACGTCGGGATAGACCGGAGGCTCGGTTCCGAACAAAGCATCCGGTATGTTAAAGAATCCCGGATTCTGGCTGTTAAAGGTAGCAAACACAAGTGCATCTGTCTTCCCCACGTTTAGCTGAAAGTGAAACAATCCCCTCGGGAACACGAGCACGTCTCCCGGATATAATATCTTAGCATAGAGCTTGTTCGGTAGATTCGGGTCCGAAGGGTTCGAGCCTATAAAACCGGCGTAGAGGACGCCTTTTGCGACCAGAATAAGTTCAGTGGCGCGAGGATGCACGTGGGGCGGGTTGAGACCATTTGGCGCGTAGTCGATTCGGATAATAGATATTCCCTGGTGATTAAGGCCATGCAGCTGATCTTCAAAAACGGGGGTTATGTTTGTTCCAAGAGGATTTGAAGTGTTTGCAGGCATGTTGAGACCAGAATAGATGAAATCTTCTACTGTCACGTTTTCGGGATTCTTGCAAAACTTTCCATTCACGACCACTGTAATACATATGATTCATGGAATAACATTAGAAACAAGATAGTACTAATtaaaaattggaataattaAATGTTATTAGAAATTTGTAATATGAAAGATAGGGCCACAAACCAGCGGCTTTTGGATCATTGAATCCAACGCAGAAATCCTGCAATGGATCGGGATCGGAGGCGTAAGCACCTGACCAAACCACAGCCAAAATGGCCAAGAACAGTACCACAATTCGAGTCGCAGACAtggtatatatattaatttgtttattttcttttctgagaGAATCTGTGAAATTTCTCTCCTTTGCTAACTTTTGTTTTTGCTCAAATCTAGGCTGCATGTCTATCGAAGAAAATTGGGTTATTTATAGTTGAAAGATTGGAGAAAATTTATATGCAATCACTTAGCTTGATCTTTTCAGACTAAATAGAGTATACAAGAAAACTCAGGCCAAACTACTTATCATTAGTTAGAGAGTTAAATCGCAAGTAAAATCTGatgataaaaattatatctatCACAGGAAAAAGTCATTTTTCCGCATTACATTGCTTGATTTCTTTGTAGATGTACAATAATAGGTATTAGGGTTAGCTCAACTCTTTCAACTGAATTTCAAgtaaagatttttttaatatatatatacatacgcTAGTATTTTTATACACGCGTTGGATGCTTGTTtagttgattttttattttttaaatatttttgttaaaaattataaaaattaaatttgtaaaattaaaaattctcttattttttataagttttttttagaaaaaaatcacatgctaataataataataaaaaaactatattatattGACGCGATTGggcttttaaaaatatatacttataagaataGACGCGCTGGTGTCTTTTAAAAGTTGTAAACACTTGCATTCTTGTATAATTAATGCTTGAGTCCTACCGCCTACGATTGATCATGGACGTGATTCGGCTTCTAAAAAAATTGGCCATACAATTACAATtttatatctatatttttttaaaaaaaagattacaaAAATTTGCTCTccaaataaatgaaataaaaaaattggattaattatataaattaccTTTATGAAATCacaaaattactaaaaaaatctccaatttaaaatttgatacaTTACTTATTCGTGTTTTCAAATCTTCGAGCACTCACACCCTTATACATAAATGTTTTCAAGGGTATTTGTGATCAAGATTTGAAAGCACGATGAGTTATTAGGCACATATGATTTTCAACAATATCGATATTTTGCAGAGATAGTATTGTATGTACTTGACCCCTAAAAAAGTTTAGTTTGAAGTTGTTAATGAAAATCGTGTCTTTTTCCTTGAAAAATTATTGCCACCTATCAGGGACGCATCCAGAAATTAAAGTTGAGGTGGGCTTGAAATAGGAgagttaattttcaaaaaaaaagtttaaccatatcattttcaaagtttatatattatttaaattaatatgtaaCCTGTGTAATATAAGACAAGTTTCACTTAGAttcaaattttacattttaaaactatttttaatatattttaaatatactttcaaaattaaattatattaaataaaagaattgataaaataaatctatCACTTTTATGAGTTATTTGCTCCAAATTTACCCCCTTTGAAATATCGAAAATCTACATTTATTCACTGTGAAAGTTAAATAAGTATTCTAGATATTAACTTTTTATAATCGTTGCACGAACACCTTCAATCTCATgatatctttttaaaaaattagactgtGCTTAAATCTCTATAaatatttaccaaaaaaaatagaattggCTCAAATCTCTATAAatctttgtaaaaaaaattgggaagAGCTACAGCCTAGGACGGGCCCAGCATAGGTCTGTCCTTGCCACCTATTTATATAATCACTTCAATGTTTTCTCATTTTactaatttaaatttcataGGAAGAATATGTTGAACAATAGAAGTTACATATCTCCACAATAgtatgatattgtccactttaGGTATAAATCCATAGATTTTTTAATCTTTACACAAAATGTCACATAGCAATGGAAATATATTCCAACTTATATTAACTCGTGATTTttctcttgatcttctaataTGGGACTTTAGTTGCATTCCCAACAATCCTCTCATCAAACGAagtttttctattattttcatGGTTTGGAACCTCCCCTCAACTCTATCTCCCCTTCAATCAAGGTCACTCTTCTTCACTGCATTGGAGCGCACGCCTTACATGAAAAACCTGGATCATCACCCACCTCGAGAGCTCACGACGGATTTACTAGGAGCGGGGCCCCCACCTCCTTCGTTTAAGTATCTGAAGATTCCACCCatatggctcgatctagaccatGACTCTGATACTTGTTGTTGTGTCAAGTCACGTATCTCTACAATAGTATAATATCGTCTATTTTAGGTATAAACCCTCATGTCTTTGTTTTCGGACTTTACTCAAATGACCTCATACTAATGGATATATAATTCAATCTTATTAACTCATTATCTAACTCTTGATTTTCCAATGTAGGGTTCTGTTTGCATTCCCAACAGAATACTTTTTTAGAACGAAGCTGAAACATCCATACGTGGATTtggaaaataacattttgaggCCATAATCAAATAGAAATTGTATTTGAAAATGGATATTTTTAGATCATGGGTCGAACTTAAAAAGTTGGactccaaaac
This window of the Primulina huaijiensis isolate GDHJ02 chromosome 3, ASM1229523v2, whole genome shotgun sequence genome carries:
- the LOC140974273 gene encoding germin-like protein subfamily 1 member 13; protein product: MQPRFEQKQKLAKERNFTDSLRKENKQINIYTMSATRIVVLFLAILAVVWSGAYASDPDPLQDFCVGFNDPKAAVVVNGKFCKNPENVTVEDFIYSGLNMPANTSNPLGTNITPVFEDQLHGLNHQGISIIRIDYAPNGLNPPHVHPRATELILVAKGVLYAGFIGSNPSDPNLPNKLYAKILYPGDVLVFPRGLFHFQLNVGKTDALVFATFNSQNPGFFNIPDALFGTEPPVYPDVLAKAFQMDKGSIEYLQSLTRMRINGENY